The following is a genomic window from Doryrhamphus excisus isolate RoL2022-K1 chromosome 3, RoL_Dexc_1.0, whole genome shotgun sequence.
ATACCGGAAGAAAGCTGTTCGTGGAAAAGGCAGAGTGATAATCATAAATGGAGTCCAACCTGACTTTTTGTAAAGTAAACATACTCCTTATATCACACGAATAATACACAAAAAGCAAATTAAATTTAGAAAAATGACTCCTCAGAATACTTATACTGTGATACACAAGAGTAACAagccaaaaaaacaaagtattccAGTCTTGAGTGATTTAGAAATGGGCTAAAAGACTTTGTGTGGACAAAAGACAAAATTAATGTCTTTACCTTCAAGGTGAAGAAAGGCATTGTGACCAAAGGGGGGCGCTTCCGTCCCAACCGCTTGGCCTTCCGTACACTCAGCGGCAGCGTCCTGCTTCACCGCTCCTCTGTGAACAGGTGAGACAATGCTCATAATGGAAAAATCCAACCAAGTATGACGTTCCTAATGTGTTGTTATGGCTTTATAGAGGAAAGGAGGAGCTTCCTTGTCGATGGCTCACTTTCTTTGGAGCCGTCAAGTCCAACGGCTCAGTTTTCATTCGGGACTCGTCAGCAGTGCATCCACTTGCCCTGTTGTTGCTCACAGATTGTAACATCACTGAGACGGGTACGTAGAGCTTGTATGCCATCCTCACATCAATGTCCACCTAAATATGTATTCTTTTGTGTTTTGAAGTGAGCGGAGACACAGTCGAGGTGTCTTTCCCTGGTCGCTCGCTGGTGCGCTGCCAGCTGGTGGCTGACACGTGGGAGCTGCTGTGGGAGCTCCGCACATCCATTCAGGCCATGCTCCAACGCAACCTCCGCAACCCGAGGAACATAGCCACCCACAAGGCCCAGGACGGAGAGCTTGTCTCACTCCTGGTGGAGCTTCTCAATGACACCGAACAGAATCCGTGGGCTCGGAATGACAGCAGCGACAGTGAAGTTGACTGAGGACAGACACATAGCACATAATGGCCAGAAGGAGGTGATGCcatcttatttattttgttgttaaagTATTGTGAGTACCCTTTTTGGATTGGTACTTTAAATATACTCTAGTATAGAGGGCTCCACCacgaaaaaaaatcatgaactTGTTGTATGGAGCTTCATATTTATTGCTTTATTAAAAGCAGATGTGTGTTGACATTcattaatgaataaattgtttatgtatgatattatatactatttaatatataatatttaatacgaTGGTCATAAAATTGGGTTCACCTGCACCGTTTACTCAGCGCTAACGCAGGGGTAGGCAAAAGAGGTGATAATACAACTGCACGCTATTGAATGTCTCTTTTTAGATCGGTTTTAAGTCATACAAATGGCCACAAGCAGGCAGAAGtgcacacatgacaggaaggaggaagtggaagatcatggaggagtgtagcaagGTTACTCATTGTagtgcatacatacacacacacacagtttagtttcaaatataacatttgtaaatggttcatggtgttatatttgtaaataaattattttgatgtaaatcaACAcggtttgtgttgtttgtttagATACAGTATTTGAGTTAAAGGgaaaagttatgcttgaaatcgATATATCTTTTCacgttttctccattttttttttttgtcaagaacTTAGAcatattttcttgaaatgtacctatgttctactgctgatgactaaagaacgaaaaaaggtagaaactgaTAAAAGAAGTTAGTCtattctttcttttggtaggtttcaTGAGCcatatagaacacaatattctgtgtgcattaaaaaaatcaataaaaattgtctaaaatggccAGTACTAAACGCTTTTGTCTTTTCAAAAATTGCCACGATTAAATGAGTTGAAGTAAAACTTACGCacttcaatccatccatccatcagacACCAAAACTCAGTTGTTACTGGATAGTGTGGTAGCCTACCCGGGTTATTGAGAGGTgacttctctcttcttcttctctctttttAATGCAACAGTGGTTGCATTGCAACAGCTAATTCTGCAGAGCCAACCCTTTTGACAAAGAAAATGGTAGAAAGGAAAAAGATATGGAGTACCACGCAAAACCATGCAACATTAGAAGTCACATTAATAGTATGaagtatttaattaatttctggTGTAGCTTCAGTATAACACTGTTATTGAAcagaaaaaaatctgcatttagttgtattcaatgttaaaaatatatttctctctatgaaataaatgttaaaatatgtagCTTTcgtggctctcttagccaaaaatgtTCCCGACCCCTGCGCTAACACAATAGCTGTATGCTATATGTAATGTATTAATACCTCCTCTGAGAGTGTGTCAGtgtagatttaaaaaaacagtattattaGCAATCTGGTTTTCCAAAAAGTTTGATTCAGGAAAAGTCCTTCATGAACTGTAAGTGAAAGCTGCTCAGGCGTCGCAGAAGTTCCTTCATGGTGTCAACAGTCGTCATGATGCaaaatctgtcaaaaacaaacaaacaaaaaaaacatttacatccaTTCTGCTGAATGTGTGCTCAATGTGACACACTGGAGAGTAACTTGACCTAAAAATATTGTCTAATAACCTGATGTGATAGGTGCCTTCCTTTTGACCGTACTCACAGCCAGGGCTAACAAACACGCCCTCGTCCTCCAGCAGTCTCAAACAGTAGAATGTGTCAGGCTTCATCCCCTCTTcctgaaaatataaataatattatttgtgTGAACGGGAATATTAGAccatttgtgtgtgcatgtgtgtgtgtaaccttGGCTTTCTGGATGGCTTTTGGTGGTAGATGCAGTCTGGGGAAAGCAAACGCTCCTCCTTCCACCGGCTGGCAACTGAAACCTGGCAACCGGTTTAGAACCTTCtccacttttttcacattatgaAGCAGTGTGCTTTGTATGTGTCTGATCTCCTAGAGAATAACATGtattaaaactggcatttaatcagttattaaatttaattatggCCATTAATGCGTTGTTGTACATACAACCCTTGCTTCTTGTGCATGCTTTCTGAAATAAAACAGCTAAAGTTCAAAGGTCACATATGGACTCACATTCGTGTACAGAGTATAGGAGGGCTCTCCTGGCTTGGGCGGGTCCGCCATCAGCTCCAGAGCAATCTGACCCGCTACTGGAGGACAGGCGTCCATATGGAACAGCATGTAGATGTGTTTCAGGACATCAGGCTCTATGTTTACAAGCTCCACATATCCTCCACGAAGACCACACCTGCAGGGAAACCCAGCATTGTTACTTCAAGAGCCAGtcaggaatgtgtgtgtgtgtgtgtatgtcacaTGATCCACAGCTTACTCTCCCAGAAAGCCTTTGGAGGCCGAGTGGAAAGAGGCCAGCTCCAGCATGTCAGAAAGAGGAGGCCCCATGTTGGATAAAACCTTCTTATAGGAGACAAACGGAGTCTTTTCTCCATAGACACAGCCCTGATAGACCTGTGGGTGAGCATGTGACATCACTGGGGTCATCCACAAATTCAtctaggttcccaaagtggggtataCCAATTGTCATGGGGGGATTgtgaatataaaaatgaaaaacaattagctcACAATTACAAAATGTGTGGTTTCTTATCCACATTTTTGTGATATGATCATAGTGTGCATGTACATATTTGCAGCCAATGTGGACATTTGATGGTGAATGTGTTTGAAATTACTGAGATtaatgcagacctcacagctaggggaccagggttcaattccaccctcgaccatctctgtgtggagtttgcatgttctccccgtgcatgcatgggttttttccgggtactccggtttcctcccacattccaaaaacatgctaggttaattggtgactccaaattgtccataggtatgaatgtgagtgtgaatggttgtttgtctataagtgttccaaagaactgcaggcctcgctTGCCTAAGTTAAGGCCAGTGTTCATAAGAAAGACAcagggcaaaaacggcctgcaggGCAGTGTTCCAAGacgaaaaaaaacactactgaacaaaataaatatttatgctCAGAGacaaaaaagagacaaaaatgtaaatttgtttgtgtttatgtaaaGGTAATggcatatttcagaaaaagcatcataccaacagtaaaatatggtggtggtagtgtgatggtctagtgCTGTTATGTTGCTTAGGGACCTagaagacttgctgtgacaaaaagaaccatgaattctgctgtcaacCCAAAAGGTCctgccatctgtttgtgacctcaagctgaaaccaataTTGGATCCAAAACACatcagcaagtccacctctcaatggctaaagaaaaacaaactgaagtcctgacctgaatcctattgaggtGCTGTggaatgaccttaaaaaggcggttAAACAAAAACCCACcagtgtggctgaattacaacaattctgcaaagatgagtgggctaAAATTCTTCCACAGgtctgtaagagactcattgcaagttctGATCCAAGACCATGCTGATCACAACACTCAACGGAGGCCTACCTCATCTGCAAGAAGGAAAAGCTTCTTTTCCCAGACGAACCTGAGGACCTcttccatggatttcctgctcTGGATGTGACCTGCCAGGAAAATAACGCCAAAAAAATGAACTTGGATGCATTTTAAAGGCAAAGCTTTAAGATGGGTACCTGTGGGATTTCCCGGGTTCATGATATACAAAGCGACAGGCTTGCAGACCCCTTCGGCGGACTCCAACGCTCGATGCAGCTCCTCTATCTGGAGCTCCCATCCGTGCTCCTCATCCAGGAAATAAGGGACCACCACTCCCCCAAGAGCCTCCACAGACACATGTGACGTGCTGTAACATGGCACTGGCATCAACACGCCACTCCTGGGTGACCCGTCACTATTTATCAACACCCTGAGCATGTTCTAGAATGTATAGTACAAACAATCTGTCACATAGAAAAAGCAGAATAACTTATTGATGACTGTCATACCGTGAGTGACCACTGGGAGCCAGAATGGATCCATATGTTCTCAGGATCAGCTGGAACACCACCATCTCTTTGGGTTATGAAGTGAGCGATGCTGTGGATTACTTCCGTTaatcctggtgtgtgtgtgtatgagcctggaagaaaaaataataaaacataataaatgtaattttaaaaatggtaTAATGTAATTATATCATTGTGAAGTCATAGAAGATTGATGAATTCTAAGTCAATATCTCCATGTGATGATGCAGTAGACTGTATTACATTTGTCCTACctacggcacggcggtctagtggacctcagagctaggagaccagggttcaattccaccctcggccatctctgtgtggagtttgcatgttctccccgtgcatgcgtgggttttcctcccacattccaaaaacatgctaggttaattggcgactccaaattgtccataggtatgaatgtgagtgtgaatggttgtttgtctatatgtgccctgtgattggctggcgaccagtccagagtgtaccccgcctctcgcccgaagacagctggggtaggcaccagcacccccgcgaccctcgtgaggaaaaagcggtaaaaatgaatgaatgaatgtcctacCTACGCAGCCACCCTCACACCAGTGCAGCAGCTTCCGTGCTCGCTGTTTGACATCCACTGGCAGTTTGTTGCCGTCCATAAGTTGAGGGTAAAAACAAGCAGCGAGAACCTGACAAACAGTGTGTACGTTAATTTCAGGTATGCCACTTTAATGTATGCATTATTACAAAGCATATTTTGAGGTTACCTGTCTGACAAAGGTGAGAGGCTTCACTCCTGTGCTGTGTGGGTCACCCCAGGAGAcatttatcacatatttataggGCTTCTTCACTCCCTGTTGCAGACATTATACCACagcagtaaatatatatatataatatccacATTTTACACAATTACATCTCCATTCTCTTACCTGCCTGAGCATCTCCTTGATGAGATGCGCTCGTCTCTCCAGGGCCGTCATCTCGGTTTCCCTCATGTTTTTCACATTGATGTTGATCTTCTGCAGGACAGACATGTTTCCAGCTCCGCTTGACACAGTTTAAGTGAGGCCAGCAGCTCACTTATTGGCAAGTAGGTGGATTTTTGGTTAAAGAtacataaagaaaaacaaatatgtgccttattaagagttttttttttttttttacatgtgttgAATCAGGTGTGGTAGCTTTCTGTTCCAAAATGTTGTTAATATGTGACCATCACTGCTAGGAAGGTGAGAGGTAAGGTTAAACATTATAGCTTTTGATACTTTACTCACTTTATACACCATGCTTGAcattttcaaatcaaatcaataacacaatatagtaaaaaaacaatacaatactgTTATTCAACtggtggcccacgggccaaatatGTATGTCAGGTAGATTACATCAGACGCGGCCTAAAAATTT
Proteins encoded in this region:
- the LOC131126198 gene encoding alanine aminotransferase 2-like isoform X3, coding for MSVLQKININVKNMRETEMTALERRAHLIKEMLRQVLAACFYPQLMDGNKLPVDVKQRARKLLHWCEGGCVGSYTHTPGLTEVIHSIAHFITQRDGGVPADPENIWIHSGSQWSLTNMLRVLINSDGSPRSGVLMPVPCYSTSHVSVEALGGVVVPYFLDEEHGWELQIEELHRALESAEGVCKPVALYIMNPGNPTGHIQSRKSMEEVLRFVWEKKLFLLADEVYQGCVYGEKTPFVSYKKVLSNMGPPLSDMLELASFHSASKGFLGECGLRGGYVELVNIEPDVLKHIYMLFHMDACPPVAGQIALELMADPPKPGEPSYTLYTNEIRHIQSTLLHNVKKVEKVLNRLPGFSCQPVEGGAFAFPRLHLPPKAIQKAKEEGMKPDTFYCLRLLEDEGVFVSPGCEYGQKEGTYHIRFCIMTTVDTMKELLRRLSSFHLQFMKDFS
- the LOC131126198 gene encoding alanine aminotransferase 2-like isoform X1, with amino-acid sequence MSVLQKININVKNMRETEMTALERRAHLIKEMLRQGVKKPYKYVINVSWGDPHSTGVKPLTFVRQVLAACFYPQLMDGNKLPVDVKQRARKLLHWCEGGCVGSYTHTPGLTEVIHSIAHFITQRDGGVPADPENIWIHSGSQWSLTNMLRVLINSDGSPRSGVLMPVPCYSTSHVSVEALGGVVVPYFLDEEHGWELQIEELHRALESAEGVCKPVALYIMNPGNPTGHIQSRKSMEEVLRFVWEKKLFLLADEVYQGCVYGEKTPFVSYKKVLSNMGPPLSDMLELASFHSASKGFLGECGLRGGYVELVNIEPDVLKHIYMLFHMDACPPVAGQIALELMADPPKPGEPSYTLYTNEIRHIQSTLLHNVKKVEKVLNRLPGFSCQPVEGGAFAFPRLHLPPKAIQKAKEEGMKPDTFYCLRLLEDEGVFVSPGCEYGQKEGTYHIRFCIMTTVDTMKELLRRLSSFHLQFMKDFS
- the LOC131126198 gene encoding alanine aminotransferase 2-like isoform X2, whose product is MRETEMTALERRAHLIKEMLRQGVKKPYKYVINVSWGDPHSTGVKPLTFVRQVLAACFYPQLMDGNKLPVDVKQRARKLLHWCEGGCVGSYTHTPGLTEVIHSIAHFITQRDGGVPADPENIWIHSGSQWSLTNMLRVLINSDGSPRSGVLMPVPCYSTSHVSVEALGGVVVPYFLDEEHGWELQIEELHRALESAEGVCKPVALYIMNPGNPTGHIQSRKSMEEVLRFVWEKKLFLLADEVYQGCVYGEKTPFVSYKKVLSNMGPPLSDMLELASFHSASKGFLGECGLRGGYVELVNIEPDVLKHIYMLFHMDACPPVAGQIALELMADPPKPGEPSYTLYTNEIRHIQSTLLHNVKKVEKVLNRLPGFSCQPVEGGAFAFPRLHLPPKAIQKAKEEGMKPDTFYCLRLLEDEGVFVSPGCEYGQKEGTYHIRFCIMTTVDTMKELLRRLSSFHLQFMKDFS